From Juglans regia cultivar Chandler chromosome 9, Walnut 2.0, whole genome shotgun sequence:
CTATCACGCTTCTACATGAATGAACAGTAAATTTTCACATTCCGTTTAAATAATTCGTGTTTAACATGTTGTGTCTTTTCTGTTCTTCTACTCTTTTCTTCTGTGTCCGTTTATCCGAGGTGTCTTTGGTCTTTTGGTTCAGCTGTATCAAGTGTCGGCAGCTTtacctttttttaatctttcagctttttactttcttgtttttctctttcctcttcattTTCTGTCTCTCCTTCTCACCGAAGTAACCTTTTTctctattcttcttcttctctctgtctctctcttctctgcatCTTCTCTTCGTCTTCATTTATGCCTTCTCTCTCAATTCGGTccctctctctattttctctctccgCCTCGCGCCACTAGCTGACGTTAGCAACTGCAGACCAGGCCAGATAACAGCCCTCCTTCAAGCAGCATCAACTTTCTCTCGATCTCTCCTACGTTTCCCACTCGCAGTTGCTGGAGGAACATTCTTCAGGTTTTCATCAAACATGGCAAACAAGTTTCTATTGCTTGTCCAGGCCTCTTTGGAGTCCCACCCTTCACATGAATAATCAAATTCTTGTAGAAAGTGCATGCATCTTCTACGCTTGCTACATCACCCATTCTGATGGCCAACAGCTATCTGATACAACGATTTGCAGCTTAGGTGCACTAGCTTTTGGGCTTGGGTTTGCTATTGGGTGGAGAACCCTCGGAGGAAGTTAGAGGCTATGGTCTTGAGCTTAGAGTCGTATATCTCGGGCTCGCACATAGTCACCGTCATGGGAGTCTCGCTAGAAAACTGAGCCAACGATGCATCCGGCCGTGGCGGCGGAGCAATCAAGAAAGTCCTCAAGCTTCGGACCGGCGGTGAACATGGATAGGTCGGTTGCACCAGCGGTTGCATCTTCTTTAGGCCTTGCGTCGACAATAATGCATGCGATAGAATCAATGTCATGTGTGAGAGATGTGTGGGGATGTTGTGAGAGATGGTGAGAGATGTTAAACCTAGGGTAGAGGACATGAAGGCTTGGAAGAGGGAGAGTGGGGATGAGTCAGAGGCCAAGTGGGAGTTGGAGTGGTTGGAAAGAGAGAAGTCGAGCCAGTTCTGAGGAGAAGAATCAATGTCATCAATGAGCGTGAAAGAGATGCATGGGAAGGGTGTGTGGGTTTGGGGTTTTCTATATTTGGAAATAGCAAAAAATGACTTCTTTTAACTCCTAGAGAGAGATTACAGGGAGAGGTATGGAGGGTTAAGACCCTTGTGGGGAGGTAAATGGGTAAGGAAACGGGTTGAGGAATGACACAGATATAGAGGTAGAAGAAAGAGATGATTATGAAGGAAAAGAGATAACTTGAGGTTCCAAAAGCACCAGATTAGGTGCACCACCCATTCccatttctttttcactttacTTTCTATTTCTTTGAAATTTCCCTTgtttctttatttccaaagttttGGTTCTCTGTTTAGAGCctgagaaagtgaaagaaattgCGAGAAAGTGAAGATCAAAATATCTTTTTCTCATTGAAAGTTGTGTTgtcgttattttttttttttttttgtcacaaataGTGAATTTGCATTCCTTCCACTTCTCGTTAAACATATGGTGCGCAAATGCAAATGGGTATTTTCCCAATttcagttttataattttttccaaaaacatgTACTATTTTAGTgcaaattttggtttttgagGCAACAATGATACTATGTGATGATTTTCCATTTTACGATGTAATgttcaaaatattttgaataatgataGCATTACAGCTAGTTTACCATCAGTTTAttattgcaaataaaaaatacatttttaaattataaaataatttttatagtactgtattgtcattttttattattatatataaactagtgGTAAATGAATTGTGTATTAGTTGGCAGAGTATCATTAAAAACAGTACTATAAAACACAATAAGTGTTGTTTCTgttattactttttttgttttttttttaatcatattttctttgtttatttcttgaattgtttgtttgtttattttttttttcttttatttttttgcgtTGTTTGTTTGAGGGCATTGCATTGTTCAGTTGGAGTTGTTCACTAAGCGTCACTATTCATTCAAGGCTctttatggaagaaaaaaagtgttactatttattcatgttcattatttatttactaattataataaaaatcattttagttgatttttatatatttgtgtgttaTGCCagatttagttttatttatagcatccataataatttaattaaaaatattctattttaagatttttgttaatttacaatacTTCAATTTTTAGTATATAAGTTGTTTAggtttttattaatcatttcaaaatttattttgtaagaatatttatcatatattgaaaattttgtagaaaaaacTTCAGAGAAAGAGTGAATTATTCAACTTTCTACATATCCTAATCGATTTAActtttataagaattttaatgTCTTCTCTATTGATATCATGCAAGATGACACAAATAATGGATTATAGTAGaatgattaaagaaatcatatgttgaactaatgtttttgttaaatatagttgtattaactaatatttttatgttataatcTATGTAAACATGTAGTTATTATCCAATAATTAACTATTATTacccaaaaatatttgttagaacttatatttttttttcttatgcattaaattatttattaaaatctatttttttttcattttttttttataaaaaaacatattattttttaaaaatagaactaGACAAATGTCTTTTGTACGTTGCTCAGCactggtgtgtatatatatatattatactctcCAATCTGATGCCCAGAATTCTACCTTACAGCGGACCAGAAGTCTCACGTTTCCCTCCGTCTTCTCTAAGATTCCAAAACCTAGAACTTTCTTCGCTGATTGACTTCAAGAACCAAGAACATGAGTGTCGAACCTTTTAACAGGTACACTCTCCTGAAGTCGAGGTTTTCCCCTCCTCAAAATTTGCCAGAAAATATATTCGTGTCAATTTCTTTTCGAGGTTTACGTTAAGCTTCTTTTCTTGTATGGATGAATTGAAAAAGGCTGGTGAAGCTCGCAGCAAGAGCATTCTACGATGACATAACGACGAAAGGGGATAATCAACCCAAAACGGGTCGAAGTGACGACAGAGGCATCGCCGTCGTGGTGCTCGACGCACTCACTAGGTTCAGCCCCACTTTTGTTTGCTTCATAATTTATTGAGATCatgttttctgtttgttttttttttaaagaaacatGTGTTCCTCTTATGGGGCATGCAATAGTTTCGAGATTGGAACTAAAATTTAGGgaatttaaatctaaaaagATGTTCAGATGGAACCGGAAGGTAAAGTGCACCAAATTGCTTCCAGATGggcattttagaaaatttgaagcaattctttttttgttgttgctgcgtttttttatttgattccCAGACGTCAATGGGTAAGAGAAGAGGATTTGGCCAAGGACTTGAAATTACGTTCGAAACAGATTCGTCGAACCTTACGAAAATTCGAGGAAGAAAAACTGGTTACCCGAGATCATAGGAGAGAGGTCGGTATTGATTTTAGCTCATTTGTTTACTTTCGtgttaataaaaatacattcgGCAAGTAGTTGTATAATATTGGGAAGCATGGCATCATGCCCATAGAATTAAGACCATCCAACATGCATACATACggctatatatgtgtgtgtttatattttttctaatattcataattttatgtatatgttaGTTTCGGTAAAGTTTAACTGAAGTGAAAAGTGAGATGATTAagcaagttctttttttttttttttgataagtaaaataagtattattaacaaGAATGGTCAACAACTACCAGTTATAAAAAAGTATGCCCTATTTACGTAGGCAtgttagaaactaagaaatcatgaagatccatgccattaaagtccacagcaatggcccaagtacaaggagtcctaaaaaagaaaacttttagctcctccatcgatctctcattgtcttcaaacgtcctctcATTTTGTtcctgccacaagcaccacatgatacaaatagGAATCATCTTTCAAATCACTTTGATCTGGTGCACACCTCGGATAGATGTCCAACACGCCAATATATCCACCACAGATTCCGGCATAACTCATGCTAGatccatccttttaaacacctcatttCAGAGCGTCCtggctacctcacaatgtaagagtaaatggttcaccgactcaccccctcttttacacatacaacaccagtctatgataattatcctcctctttctcaaattatatgtagtaagaatcttgcctaatgtcgctgtccacacaaagaaagaagctttggaAGGGGCCTTGTGTTGCCAGAGCCTTCTCCAGGGAAACTGTGCCTCTGGCACTTGTGCAAGGACCTTATAAAAGGATCGAATAGTGAAAACCCCTTTCCTTGCAGGAATCCACCACAGAATATCTTCATGCTGGATATTTGGACGATAAAAATAcagaaaactataaaaatttgtaaaaatctccatctcccaatcctgtgccgcccgattgaaattgatattccagtgAATACCCCCTCCTGAAATTCCCATAATCTCCGCCACTGTTGCATCTTTGGCACTTGCTATCAGGAATAGAATAGGAAACAACTCTTGAAGAGCACTGTTACCACAccatgcatccttccaaaatctgatcctggCACCTGTACCCACTTGAAACCTAGTGTGTCGATGAAAGACTTCCCATCCTTTTCTAATGTACTTCCATAGCCCCCTTCCATGGgcccctctaacttctctagtacaccaaccctcccctaaaccaccatatttattttcGATCACAATTCTCTATAGGGCTTCTGGTACCTTGATATATTGCCATATCCATTTACCAAGTAACGTCCGATTAAACAACCGCAAATTTCTGATGCCCAAACCGCCACTAGAGATAGGACGGCACACCTTCTCCCATTTGgcaagatgaaatttaaactcttctccTATTCCACCCCACATAAAAtctctctgtaacttctcaagACGACCCGCCACATTTGCCGAAATAGagaataaggataagaaataagtgggtagattagaaagtgtgcttttaatcaaagtaatcCGACCCCCTTTCaacaagtacattctcttccaccctgctagtttcctttctaatttttcaattaCTATATCCCAAATCGAGCGTGCCCTCGGAGCTATACCCAAAGGTAATCCCAGGTAAGTCATAGGAAGATACACTATCTTACAACCCAACGTGTCAGTCAACTCCCTAATATTCTGAACTTCTCCAGTCGGCATCAACTCGAATTtatcatagttcacttttagactagacactgcttcaaaacacagtaGACACGCCTTCACAGCCCTCAACTGGTCTCGATCAGCTTcgcacataataagcgtatcatctgcgAACAACAAGTGAGAGATAATAGTAATACCCCTGCTTGGAGAACCAATTTGGAAACCCCTGACAAAACCATTAGCCGACAAAGCcgagatcatcctgcttagtgcctccatcacaataacaaaaagtaaaggagataatggatccccttgcctcaaaccACGAGAACTCTGAAAGAAACCCTCAAGGCTACCATTAATCAATATAGAGAACCATACTGTAGAGATACACCACCTAATCCAAGACCTCCACCTTTCACCAAAACCACACATACCCAATAGATATAGTAGGAAGTCCCAGTTAACATGGTcatacgccttttccatatccaacttacaCATAAGCAAGTTCTTACAAGCGATATCGATGGTTTACGACCTCACATTACGTTGGTGCTAAGTATGGTTTCCTGAATTTCTTCATAAATCAAGGTAAAAAATGACCATAGTTGTCAGTTGAGGTTCTGAATCACGCTCTCCTTTCTAGATTTCTATgccttttttaaatccttttaatcCTGCTACCAGACATTGTTAACCACTCTTCTGATGTTCTTATAAATCCTAGCTCGATAAGCTTAGTCTTTGCCTATATCAAATTTCAACCCTGGCATCACAATCGCTTGGAAAAGCCTCTAATAATCTCTTGGAAAAGCCTCTAATAATGTTTGTAGTTGGTGTGCACATACCCCAAATATCAATTTTGGAGCTGTGGACATGTATTAGAACACCCAAGCatgtctatttatttatattcgttACATAAATGCTTTTTTCCCAAAACAATTTCAGGCCAGCTGCTTTTAAAACTCCAAATCACAGCCAACAATAATATTTACATGTCCCATAATTTACCATCACCCTGACTgcgaagaaaaaaggaaagaaaagaaaagaaatacacCCAATTTTCTACACACAATAATCCATCATCCATATTATGTGCAGGTCTTACACATGTATTAGTATTCTTTTGGTTTTGCTAGAACACTTTTGTTTACCAACCACTAAAAAGAAAGCAGCTTTTCTTGTAGTTTTATCTGCTCTCAGCCATGCTTTGTTGCAGCTTCGCACTTTTTATTCTTGAGTTCATGCATGGTAGCTATCATATTGGGTTCCCCTTTTTAAGCCCTAAGTGACTTACTGTGATTGCATGGAGGAAATCTATGGTTCTTCTTGTTAGTTGAAGATATGCATCAATAAGTTGGCTCGTTTGTATGAAGTATAAATCATTCAATTGGATATATTCTACCACAGACAGCTAAAGGAGCAAATATATTTAGTGCTGCTGTAGCTGTCACAGTTGCTGGTCAACAGACAACACAAGCGGGGGAGGAAAAGATTAAGATGCACACTCATTCATACTGTTGCCTTGATTATGCTCAGGTTTCTtccccattctctctctctcttaattttgttgtttgtaAATGCATGTTTCGCTACTTGATATAGATGAAAAGGCCACATGAacctttttcttgttcttcaacCTTCATTATATAGTTAATCATATGTTGATCAAGTTCTGGCTTTGCTAAGAGTCCTAAAGGAAAAATCTATTGCAGATATACGATGTGGTTAGGTACAGATTGCAGTGTATGAAGAAAAAACTGAAAGATGAGTTGGAGAACAAGAACACAGTTCAGGAGTACATATGCCCTAAATGTGGGAAAAGGTCTCAATGACtgctgattttcttttttaaagtacTAAAGTCATACATGGACACATGAACACGcctatgaatttattttctgagAACTTGTGCTTTAAATGTTTAGGTATACTGCATTGGATGCTTTGCAGTTAATCTCTttggatgatgaatattttcatTGTGAAAATTGTAACGGGGAACTTGTGGCTGAGAGCGACACATTAGCTTCTCaagaaggaggagaaggagaTGACAATGCAAGGAGGCAAAGGCGTGCAAAGTTAAAGGACATGCTTCAAAAGATGGAGGTTTAGTTTTCTCATGGCTAACATATGTTTTGGATGTGATCTGTGAGTAGGTAATGGTATAAAAGTTGTGATGTTTTGTTAGAAGTGGTTATACATTGTAATATCAGTATTGTTATCCAATTTTCGTATGCTTACATTATTTACTTGCcagaaaattaatgatatttcTTAAAGGACATTGTTTGCAAATTATTGCATGTATATTTGTGAGTTTGAAATTGTAAATATTCGCACTTCAACTTTGGGGTTTGGTGGTTCTGCTTATACGATTGTTACTAATCAAAAGAACTTTGGGTTTAGTGGTGCAGGAGGGGTAGCTAGGGGtgaattttaggtttaaatgttattaactgaaaaaaaaaaaaaaaaaaaaaagaatgatagaagtgtctacttgggctatgccttttgtTCTGTAATAAAATCCACAattacatgttaaaaaaaaaagatgacgaAAAGAAACCCCCTCGGGGTTTAAGCAATTTTATGAAGAGGAGGGTTTTTGTTTGGTGACCTCATgtttttgaatatttgaaaccATTTCTGTTGTGATAGAATAGGGGTGTAAGAAGATTCCTCCACATGTTATAAGGGGCTATGCCTTTtgagttctttttaataaaatcttcaattgcttgtaaaaaaatgttgaggtCTAGCTCATTGCTTGGGAATTATGTGGGTTATTGCTCTCTGGTGGTCTGTGGAGGCATTTGCAGATCcaaattattctttaaaatgGAACTGTCTAAGTAGGAAAATGTCGTGTCTGAGGCTTGATTATCTGTATTTGTCATGTCAAAGCACACCCAGAATATCCACGTGCTTTTATGTCGTACATGTTGAAGATTACATATCACGCATTTATCTAATGAATATAGAGCACCTGGTTACCTATTTAAGAAATTGTATTCTATTTTTCCAAATGTCGATTTGCCAATATGTTTTGGCCCACCCTCAACGGAATTCTTGGCCCTTGACAAAATCTTTCGGTAGTTATTAGCTACTGTATTGGAAGATGGTGTGGAGTAGTGATCCACTTTTAAATGAACTATGTATAAGTTTTCATTTGTACATAAGGAAATGCGGTCCCTCGTATTAAATATGTTGCTTCAAGACTGTCCATCGTGCACAGTTTCTGTGTCTTCAAGATCTAGATAAGTAGTTTCATAGCAATTCATGCAACCGTCATGTTCTTTAACCATTTTTCTGGATATTATATTGCGTTGCCATGTCTCTCTCTATCctttgtgtgtgtttgtgtgccCAAGCACGCATGCATTGGCCTTCAGCATGATGTTGTGTCAATTTTTGCTGACTATCGTACTAATCTTTACAGCATATGTCAGCTTTATGGGCTAGGCGACTTTCAATCTGTTTGTTATgatggttatttatttttccatttcatttattttttttttgggggggggggggattaaGGCTTGTCTTCAAGTTGACTTGACATGCAATCTTTGCTAGTTATGGGACTTCTTatgtacctataaaaaaattatggttcTTCTTATGTATAGTACGTTCTCATTCTTTTCTGAATTAACAAAATGGAACGAGTGCAGGTACAACTCAAGCCTTTAGTGGAGCAACTTGGTAGAGTAAAAGACTTGCCTGTCCCTGAATTTGGTGGTCTTCAAGCATGGGAGGCTCGAGTAAGAGCTGCTGGTCGTGCAGCAAATGGTGATTCTAGTGCCATTGATCCTTCTATATTTTCTCAGGTGCTGGGGTATGGTGGAACATCATTGCCTTTTTTTGGAGACACTAAGGTACCTTCTCctcatattttttccttttgtatgtATGATTTTTTGGGTTTGAGTAGGAGCACTAAAACCTTGattgtttatttctttctttctatttcttttataaatcaaaCCTTCATTGTTTCTTGAGAGCATATTGTTGATATTATActtatcattttatgatgttGATATCATACTCTTAAGTGTGTTATGATAAATTTTGTGCCTGTCAGGATTTCTGACCACATTAATAAGGCTTGCAATTATGATAGTGTGAACAGAAGATTCGTGAAAGACCCAAATATACTTCTCACggtttctcttgatttttcgaATACTGGTATCTGATTTAGGCTGGTTGATTTGCTCTAATGCTAGGCCAAATTTCCAAAATGTGTTGGGACTTAATTCTTCACAAACTGATGAAATCCTTAGTAATGACTGATTTGTAAGCCATATAAGTTTGTCATGTGGTCAAGAAAATGTCTGGGTTCTTAAGATCCTTACTATGAAGGAGATTTATTTCTTGTATAAATAACCAGAATTTAATATTGTAACATGTAGAATACAGAGATATTCTCCTGAAGtgatttttata
This genomic window contains:
- the LOC108994329 gene encoding general transcription factor IIE subunit 1-like isoform X1 — protein: MSVEPFNRLVKLAARAFYDDITTKGDNQPKTGRSDDRGIAVVVLDALTRRQWVREEDLAKDLKLRSKQIRRTLRKFEEEKLVTRDHRRETAKGANIFSAAVAVTVAGQQTTQAGEEKIKMHTHSYCCLDYAQIYDVVRYRLQCMKKKLKDELENKNTVQEYICPKCGKRYTALDALQLISLDDEYFHCENCNGELVAESDTLASQEGGEGDDNARRQRRAKLKDMLQKMEVQLKPLVEQLGRVKDLPVPEFGGLQAWEARVRAAGRAANGDSSAIDPSIFSQVLGYGGTSLPFFGDTKFIVGSWQIEVDFSGAEGKRADTKSENKSASLKVLPPWMIKEGMNLTKEQQGEVKKESKMDGGSVSLEFSDDKKSTIVNDDKKNVQDEYLKAYYAALLKKQQELDEGAKQQDELSNAQSFNGISGMTSNRQVGMKSKREEDEGDDVEWEEAPVAGNANENYEVHDLNIQADASGDDGDDIDWEEGPRE
- the LOC108994329 gene encoding general transcription factor IIE subunit 1-like isoform X4 translates to MSVEPFNRLVKLAARAFYDDITTKGDNQPKTGRSDDRGIAVVVLDALTRRQWVREEDLAKDLKLRSKQIRRTLRKFEEEKLVTRDHRRETAKGANIFSAAVAVTVAGQQTTQAGEEKIKMHTHSYCCLDYAQIYDVVRYRLQCMKKKLKDELENKNTVQEYICPKCGKRYTALDALQLISLDDEYFHCENCNGELVAESDTLASQEGGEGDDNARRQRRAKLKDMLQKMEVQLKPLVEQLGRVKDLPVPEFGGLQAWEARVRAAGRAANGDSSAIDPSIFSQVLGYGGTSLPFFGDTKIEVDFSGAEGKRADTKSENKSASLKVLPPWMIKEGMNLTKEQQGEVKKESKMDGGSVSLEFSDDKKSTIVNDDKKNDEYLKAYYAALLKKQQELDEGAKQQDELSNAQSFNGISGMTSNRQVGMKSKREEDEGDDVEWEEAPVAGNANENYEVHDLNIQADASGDDGDDIDWEEGPRE
- the LOC108994329 gene encoding general transcription factor IIE subunit 1-like isoform X3 codes for the protein MSVEPFNRLVKLAARAFYDDITTKGDNQPKTGRSDDRGIAVVVLDALTRRQWVREEDLAKDLKLRSKQIRRTLRKFEEEKLVTRDHRRETAKGANIFSAAVAVTVAGQQTTQAGEEKIKMHTHSYCCLDYAQIYDVVRYRLQCMKKKLKDELENKNTVQEYICPKCGKRYTALDALQLISLDDEYFHCENCNGELVAESDTLASQEGGEGDDNARRQRRAKLKDMLQKMEVQLKPLVEQLGRVKDLPVPEFGGLQAWEARVRAAGRAANGDSSAIDPSIFSQVLGYGGTSLPFFGDTKIEVDFSGAEGKRADTKSENKSASLKVLPPWMIKEGMNLTKEQQGEVKKESKMDGGSVSLEFSDDKKSTIVNDDKKNVQDEYLKAYYAALLKKQQELDEGAKQQDELSNAQSFNGISGMTSNRQVGMKSKREEDEGDDVEWEEAPVAGNANENYEVHDLNIQADASGDDGDDIDWEEGPRE
- the LOC108994329 gene encoding general transcription factor IIE subunit 1-like isoform X2 is translated as MSVEPFNRLVKLAARAFYDDITTKGDNQPKTGRSDDRGIAVVVLDALTRRQWVREEDLAKDLKLRSKQIRRTLRKFEEEKLVTRDHRRETAKGANIFSAAVAVTVAGQQTTQAGEEKIKMHTHSYCCLDYAQIYDVVRYRLQCMKKKLKDELENKNTVQEYICPKCGKRYTALDALQLISLDDEYFHCENCNGELVAESDTLASQEGGEGDDNARRQRRAKLKDMLQKMEVQLKPLVEQLGRVKDLPVPEFGGLQAWEARVRAAGRAANGDSSAIDPSIFSQVLGYGGTSLPFFGDTKFIVGSWQIEVDFSGAEGKRADTKSENKSASLKVLPPWMIKEGMNLTKEQQGEVKKESKMDGGSVSLEFSDDKKSTIVNDDKKNDEYLKAYYAALLKKQQELDEGAKQQDELSNAQSFNGISGMTSNRQVGMKSKREEDEGDDVEWEEAPVAGNANENYEVHDLNIQADASGDDGDDIDWEEGPRE